A part of Gambusia affinis linkage group LG21, SWU_Gaff_1.0, whole genome shotgun sequence genomic DNA contains:
- the rpl21 gene encoding 60S ribosomal protein L21, which translates to MTNTRGKRRGTRYMFSRPFRKHGPIPLSTYMRIYKKGDIVDIKGTGTIQKGMPHKCYHGKTGRIYNVTQHAVGIIVNKH; encoded by the exons ATGACGAACACCAGAGGCAAGAGGAGGGGGACCAGGTACATGTTTAGCAGGCCCTTCCGCAAACATG GCCCAATCCCTCTGTCCACATACATGCGCATCTACAAGAAAGGAGACATTGTAGACATCAAG GGCACCGGTACCATTCAGAAAGGTATGCCTCACAAGTGCTACCACGGCAAAACAGGACGCATCTACAATGTGACTCAACATGCTGTCGGCATTATTGTCAACAAGCACTAG